One window of the Camelus dromedarius isolate mCamDro1 chromosome 15, mCamDro1.pat, whole genome shotgun sequence genome contains the following:
- the SLC30A3 gene encoding probable proton-coupled zinc antiporter SLC30A3, whose protein sequence is MEPSATTGGSETTRLVSPRDRGGAGGGLRLKSLFTESSEALPEEPKPVEMSFHHCHRDPQPQLGLTPERLQAQRQLCAACAVCCIFMAGEVVGGYLAHSLAIMTDAAHLLADVGSMMGSLFSLWLSTRPATRTMTFGWHRSETLGALASVVSLWMVTGILLYLAFIRLLHSDYHIEGGAMLLTASIAVCANLLMAFVLHQAGPPHSHGSRGAEYAPLEEGPGETLPLGNTSVRAAFVHVLGDLLQSLGVLAASVLIYFKPQYKAADPISTFLFSICALGSTAPTLRDVLRVLMEGTPRSVGFEPVRDALLSVPGVRATHELHLWSLTLTYHVASAHLAIDSTADPEAVLAEATSRLHSRFGFSCCTLQVEQYQPEMAQCLRCREPPQA, encoded by the exons TCTCTTCACAGAGTCCTCAGAGGCCCTCCCTGAAGAGCCCAAACCTGTGGAGATGTCCTTCCACCACTGCCACAGGGACCCCCAGCCACAGCTGGGTCTCACCCCTGAGAGGCTGCAGGCGCAGAGGCAGCTGTGTGCCGCCTGTGCTGTGTGCTGCATCTTCATGGCCGGGGAGGTGGTGG GTGGGTATTTGGCCCACAGCCTGGCCATCATGACCGATGCCGCCCACCTTTTGGCAGACGTGGGCAGCATGATGGGcagcctcttctctctctggctctctaCCCGTCCGGCCACCCGCACCATGACCTTTGGCTGGCACCGCTCAG AGACTTTGGGGGCTTTGGCCTCTGTGGTCTCCCTTTGGATGGTCACTGGCATCCTCCTGTACCTGGCCTTCATCCGCCTGCTGCACAGCGACTACCACATCGAGGGGGGTGCCATGCTGCTGACCGCCAGCATCGCAGTCTGTGCCAATCTTCT AATGGCCTTTGTGCTGCACCAGGCTGGCCCCCCTCACAGCCACGGGTCTAGAGGGGCAGAGTATGCGCCGCTGGAGGAAGGGCCCGGGGAAACCCTGCCCCTGGGGAACACCAGCGTCCGGGCAGCCTTTGTGCATGTGCTGGGGGACCTCCTGCAGAGCCTTGGGGTGCTGGCTGCCTCCGTCCTCATCTACTTCAAG CCTCAATACAAGGCAGCTGACCCCATCAGCACCTTCCTTTTCTCCATCTGTGCCCTTGGATCCACGGCTCCCACCCTCCGAGATGTTCTCCGCGTCCTCATGGAAG GTACCCCCCGAAGTGTGGGGTTTGAGCCTGTGCGGGATGCCCTGTTGTCAGTGCCAGGAGTCCGGGCAACCCATGAGCTGCACCTGTGGTCCCTTACGCTTACTTACCACGTTGCCTCCGCACACCTGGCCATTG ACTCCACGGCTGACCCTGAAGCTGTCCTGGCTGAAGCCACATCCCGGCTCCACTCCCGGTTTGGATTCTCCTGCTGTACCCTGCAGGTCGAGCAGTACCAGCCTGAGATGGCCCAGTGCCTGCGCTGCCGGGAGCCCCCCCAAGCCTGA